In Ovis canadensis isolate MfBH-ARS-UI-01 breed Bighorn chromosome 11, ARS-UI_OviCan_v2, whole genome shotgun sequence, one genomic interval encodes:
- the LOC138415420 gene encoding CMRF35-like molecule 6 isoform X1: protein MTPRGRAGWLPSALLLLQLPGCLSVSGPRSVTGIVGGSLRVECRYQEAFVDEIKYWCKHPCVSPWKIVETRESEREVRRGRVSIRDRPASLTFTVTLESLREEDAGTYGCGIYVPLSRDPTFQVEVSVIPGSMTPTSSKRSTSTPESPTSLPVPTWSTVSGQEAPDPGQAHRPLLGSAHFLLLVFLKVPLLLGMLGAVLWVHRPLRSSADQQSQSIYENWEPPCSSCPLR, encoded by the exons ATGACCccgaggggcagggctgggtggctgccttcagctctgctgctgctccagCTCCCAG GCTGTTTGTCCGTGAGTGGCCCCCGAAGCGTGACAGGCATTGTGGGGGGATCCCTGAGGGTGGAGTGTCGGTACCAGGAGGCATTCGTGGACGAGATCAAATACTGGTGCAAACACCCGTGTGTGTCACCGTGGAAGATTGTAGAGAccagagagtcagagagagaagtgAGGAGGGGCCGCGTGTCCATCAGAGACCGTCCTGCAAGCCTCACCTTCACAGTGACCTTGGAGAGCCTCAGAGAGGAGGATGCGGGAACGTACGGATGTGGGATCTATGTGCCACTTTCACGTGACCCCACCTTCCAGGTGGAGGTGTCTGTGATCCCAG GCTCTATGACACCCACCAGCTCCAAGAGGTCCACAAGCACCCCGGAGTCTCCCACGAGCCTGCCAGTGCCCACCTGGAGCACCGTGTCCGGGCAGGAGGCCCCTGATCCCGGCCAAGCTCATCG GCCCCTGCTGGGCAGCGCCCACTTCCTGCTGCTGGTCTTCCTGAAGGTGCCCCTGCTCCTGGGCATGCTCGGTGCTGTCCTCTGGGTCCACAGGCCTCTGAGGAGCTCTGCGGACCAGCAGAGTCAGTCCATTTACGAGAACTGGGAGCCCCCGTGCTCATCGTGTCCTCTTCGATGA